In the genome of candidate division WOR-3 bacterium, the window TTGAGCCAACCTCAGCAACCACAGTTGCTGGAGTAAAAAAATATTTGAAGATTGCAAAGAAAAAAGAATTGATTGTATCAACCTTCACCGGCACCGGCTTAAAATCCCATAAATTATGACCCTAATTATCATTGGTTTTATACTTGCCTTTATTTTCATAGTAATCATAGGACAAAAAAATCTCCCATTAGCCCTTTTCTGCGGCACGGTTATTCTTGGATTATTCACAATCCCGCTTATAAATATTGTGAAAATATTTATAAATACAGTCTCGGACATTCCAGTAATCCTTTTAGCATTTGTAGTATTTTTTATACCAATGATTGGCGGATTGATGCGTGAGACCGGACAGATGGATAATATCGTGAAAAATTTAAGAATTGGTAAAAAAGGGATTATGGCGGTTGCGCCAGCAATAATGGGATTATTGCCCATGCCCGGTGGTGCGTTATTCTCTGCGCCAATAATGGAAAAGAGCGGCGAGGGTGTAAATGATGATTTGAAGGTAGCGATAAATATCTGGTACCGGCACCTTTTGATTTTGATCTATCCTTTGAGTTCGGATTTGATTGCCACAACCAAGATCGCAGGATTAAATATCTACAATGCAATTCTATACCTCTTCCCCACTCTGATCATTGCAACAATACTTGGACAGATATTTTTTTTGAATAAAGTCAAGGGTGAAATCTCTTATACCGAAGAATTCTCATTGAGAAATCTTTTAATACCCTTGATCATAATCCTTGTTGCGCCACTTTTAGATTTTGTCTTCCGGAGCTTCAAGATTTTTTCTTTGAAAGAAATTGGAACATTGATTGGTGTGATGACCGGATTCGGACTCGCTATGTTCTTCAGTCCGACAAAAGTTGATTTGAAACAGGTATTTTTAAAAATGAAACCATACCGGTTTTCTTTTATTATTCTGGGGCTTTTTTATT includes:
- a CDS encoding DUF401 family protein; translation: MTLIIIGFILAFIFIVIIGQKNLPLALFCGTVILGLFTIPLINIVKIFINTVSDIPVILLAFVVFFIPMIGGLMRETGQMDNIVKNLRIGKKGIMAVAPAIMGLLPMPGGALFSAPIMEKSGEGVNDDLKVAINIWYRHLLILIYPLSSDLIATTKIAGLNIYNAILYLFPTLIIATILGQIFFLNKVKGEISYTEEFSLRNLLIPLIIILVAPLLDFVFRSFKIFSLKEIGTLIGVMTGFGLAMFFSPTKVDLKQVFLKMKPYRFSFIILGLFYFLNVFKVSGIDKVIARIPFPPLLLCIIAGFILGVATGRVLLPSSIVFPIFLLTNHITLLNFALIYTSIFFGYVISPVHPCL